One segment of Streptomyces sp. NBC_00576 DNA contains the following:
- a CDS encoding sensor histidine kinase: protein MQRVYDFLRRHPTWVDGFWAVFQFGISMLSGALQNDIQGAASPAVHVILTILLCLVIALRRRMPERMLVLAAAVGLAQLVLDVGPLPADFAMLVIVYTVAVSGPRWASRFALIGGLCASPLAQMRWPERESSTAGNLALVVFLAVPFALAWVLGDSLRTRRAYFAQLEERAARLEKEREAQAKVAVAAERARIARELHDVVAHNVSVMVVQADGAAYVLDTAPDQAKKALETISGTGRQALAEMRRLLGVLRTGEHQEGGEYVPQPDVEQLGDLIEQCRTSGLPVDYKIEGTPRPLPSGVELTAYRIVQEALTNTRKHGGPNTGASVRLVYFDDGLGLLVEDDGKGAPHEHYEEGGVDGQGHGLIGMRERVGMVGGTLDAGPRPGGGFRISALLPLKPAH from the coding sequence GTGCAACGCGTCTATGACTTCCTCCGCAGACACCCGACATGGGTCGACGGCTTCTGGGCCGTCTTCCAGTTCGGGATCTCCATGCTGAGTGGAGCCCTCCAGAACGACATTCAGGGTGCCGCGTCCCCAGCGGTGCACGTCATCCTGACGATCCTGCTGTGCCTGGTGATCGCCCTGCGCCGGCGCATGCCCGAGCGGATGCTCGTGCTGGCCGCCGCGGTCGGGCTGGCGCAACTGGTCCTGGACGTCGGGCCGCTGCCCGCCGACTTCGCCATGCTGGTGATCGTCTACACCGTGGCGGTGAGCGGGCCCCGCTGGGCCTCGCGCTTCGCGCTGATCGGCGGTCTGTGCGCGTCCCCGCTGGCCCAGATGCGCTGGCCGGAGAGGGAGTCGAGCACCGCGGGCAATCTCGCCCTGGTGGTCTTCCTGGCGGTGCCGTTCGCCCTCGCCTGGGTGCTCGGCGACTCGTTGCGCACCCGTCGTGCCTACTTCGCCCAGCTGGAGGAGCGCGCCGCCCGCCTGGAGAAGGAGCGCGAGGCGCAGGCCAAGGTCGCGGTCGCCGCCGAGCGCGCCCGGATCGCCCGTGAACTGCACGACGTCGTCGCGCACAACGTCTCCGTGATGGTGGTCCAGGCCGACGGCGCCGCCTACGTTCTCGACACCGCCCCCGACCAGGCGAAGAAGGCACTGGAGACCATCTCCGGCACCGGCCGCCAGGCCCTCGCCGAGATGCGCCGGCTGCTCGGCGTCCTGCGCACCGGCGAGCACCAGGAGGGCGGCGAGTACGTTCCGCAGCCCGATGTCGAGCAGCTCGGCGACCTGATCGAGCAGTGCCGTACGTCGGGCCTGCCCGTCGACTACAAGATCGAGGGCACACCGCGTCCGCTGCCCAGCGGCGTGGAGCTGACGGCGTACCGCATCGTGCAGGAGGCGCTCACCAACACCCGTAAACACGGTGGCCCGAACACCGGAGCGAGCGTGCGCCTGGTCTACTTCGACGACGGACTCGGCCTGCTCGTCGAGGACGACGGCAAGGGCGCCCCGCACGAGCACTACGAGGAGGGCGGCGTCGACGGACAGGGGCACGGCCTGATCGGCATGCGCGAGCGCGTCGGCATGGTGGGCGGCACCCTGGACGCGGGGCCGCGCCCGGGCGGCGGCTTTCGCATCAGCGCCCTGTTGCCACTCAAACCCGCCCACTGA
- a CDS encoding response regulator transcription factor: protein MHIRVMLVDDQVLLRTGFRMVLDAQPDMQVVAEAGDGVEALQVLREAEVDVVLMDVRMPKLDGVETTRRICQGDDPPKVLILTTFDLDEYAFSGLKAGASGFMLKDVPPGELLTAIRSVHSGDAVVAPSTTRRLLDRFAPMLPSTGKQPHHKELERLTGREREVMILVAQGLSNGEIAARLVLSEATVKTHVGRILTKLGLRDRVQVVVLAYETGLVRAGGAG, encoded by the coding sequence ATGCACATCCGTGTGATGCTCGTCGACGACCAGGTGCTGCTGCGCACCGGGTTCCGGATGGTGCTCGACGCCCAGCCGGACATGCAGGTCGTGGCGGAGGCGGGCGACGGTGTCGAGGCTCTCCAGGTGCTGCGGGAGGCCGAGGTCGACGTCGTGCTGATGGACGTACGCATGCCGAAGCTCGACGGGGTGGAGACCACCCGGCGGATCTGCCAGGGCGACGACCCGCCCAAGGTACTGATCCTGACCACCTTCGACCTCGACGAGTACGCCTTCTCCGGGCTGAAGGCCGGCGCGTCCGGGTTCATGCTCAAGGACGTGCCGCCCGGCGAACTCCTCACCGCCATTCGCTCCGTGCACAGCGGCGACGCGGTCGTGGCACCCTCGACGACCCGGCGGCTCCTCGACCGCTTCGCGCCGATGCTGCCGAGCACCGGCAAGCAGCCCCACCACAAGGAGCTGGAACGGCTCACCGGCCGTGAGCGCGAGGTCATGATCCTCGTCGCCCAGGGCCTGTCGAACGGCGAGATCGCGGCCCGGCTGGTGCTGTCGGAGGCGACCGTGAAGACCCATGTGGGCCGCATCCTGACCAAGCTGGGCCTGCGGGACCGGGTGCAGGTGGTCGTCCTCGCATACGAGACGGGGCTCGTGCGTGCGGGCGGGGCCGGCTGA
- a CDS encoding threonine aldolase family protein has translation MSDTAEDGGRPGDEPGEEHGKDERRLRRRAALRGAERVLARPGFLGTIGQRLALLDEARESYDLDEPSDIYGGGIVETLEERIAGLLGKEAAAFFPTGTMAQQVALRCWAGRTGNPAVALHALAHPEVHERNAFSTVSGLRPLRVTSEPRMPTADEVRDFDEPFGTLMLELPLRDAGFVLPTWEELSEVVAAARDRDAVVHFDGARLWESTTHFGRPLDEIAGLADSVYVSLYKSLDGYGGAALAGPRTLIEEAKAWRHRYGGAVFQQFPTVLSALVGLDRELPRLPEYVAHARVVAAALREGFAAAGVPWMRVHPEVPHTNEFQVWLPYDHEVVAEAAVRQGEETKTLLFANEWARGGPGLAVTEVFVRATGLEWTADDVKAAVTEFVGRL, from the coding sequence ATGAGCGATACGGCGGAAGACGGCGGGCGACCGGGCGACGAACCCGGCGAAGAGCACGGCAAAGACGAACGGCGGCTGCGGCGCCGGGCCGCGCTCCGGGGCGCCGAACGGGTCCTGGCGCGCCCCGGGTTCCTGGGGACGATCGGGCAGCGGCTGGCCCTGCTCGACGAGGCGCGGGAGTCGTACGACCTGGACGAGCCGTCCGACATCTACGGCGGCGGGATCGTCGAGACCCTGGAGGAGCGGATAGCCGGGCTGCTCGGCAAGGAGGCCGCTGCCTTCTTCCCGACCGGCACGATGGCCCAGCAGGTGGCCCTGCGCTGCTGGGCGGGCCGCACCGGCAATCCGGCCGTGGCCCTGCACGCACTCGCCCACCCCGAGGTGCACGAGCGGAACGCGTTCAGCACCGTCAGCGGACTGCGCCCGCTCCGGGTGACGAGCGAGCCCCGGATGCCGACGGCCGACGAGGTGCGCGACTTCGACGAGCCCTTCGGGACGCTGATGCTGGAACTGCCCCTCAGGGACGCCGGTTTCGTACTGCCCACCTGGGAGGAACTGTCCGAGGTCGTGGCGGCGGCGCGGGACCGCGACGCGGTGGTGCACTTCGACGGGGCCCGCCTGTGGGAGTCCACCACCCACTTCGGCCGCCCCCTGGACGAGATCGCGGGCCTCGCGGACAGCGTCTACGTGTCGCTCTACAAGTCCCTCGACGGATACGGCGGCGCCGCCCTGGCCGGCCCCAGGACCCTCATCGAGGAGGCGAAGGCCTGGCGGCACCGGTACGGCGGCGCGGTCTTCCAGCAGTTCCCGACCGTCCTGTCGGCCCTCGTCGGCCTGGACCGCGAGCTGCCGCGCCTCCCGGAGTACGTGGCCCACGCGCGCGTGGTCGCCGCCGCGCTGCGCGAGGGCTTCGCGGCGGCCGGGGTGCCGTGGATGCGCGTCCACCCGGAGGTGCCGCACACGAACGAGTTCCAGGTCTGGCTGCCGTACGACCACGAGGTCGTCGCGGAGGCGGCGGTCCGGCAGGGCGAGGAGACGAAGACCCTCCTGTTCGCCAACGAATGGGCCCGCGGCGGCCCGGGCCTCGCGGTCACCGAGGTGTTCGTCCGTGCCACCGGCCTGGAGTGGACGGCGGACGACGTGAAGGCGGCGGTGACGGAGTTCGTGGGGCGGCTGTAG
- a CDS encoding Rossmann-like and DUF2520 domain-containing protein has translation MSTFQQPDPRDRPARLTVGVVGAGRVGPALAASLQLAGHRPVAVSAVSDASVRRAAELLPDVPVVSPAQVMERAELVLLTVPDDALPGLVEGLAETGAVRPGQLLVHTSGRYGAKVLDPALRAGALPLALHPAMTFTGTPVDVQRLAGCSFGVTARPELRLAAEALVIEMGGEPEWIAEESRPLYHAALALGANHLVTLVAESMELLRAAGVDAPDRMLGPLLGAALDNALRSGDAALTGPVARGDAGTVAAHVAELRKHSPQSVAAYLAMARATADRALAHGLLKPELAEDLLGVLAEGTNPPAGPESPKSKGGDR, from the coding sequence GTGAGTACATTCCAACAGCCAGATCCCAGGGACCGTCCCGCCCGGCTCACCGTCGGCGTGGTCGGCGCCGGTCGCGTGGGCCCCGCGCTGGCCGCGTCCCTGCAACTCGCCGGGCACCGTCCGGTGGCCGTCTCCGCGGTCTCCGACGCCTCCGTCCGCAGGGCCGCCGAGCTGCTCCCGGACGTGCCCGTCGTATCGCCCGCCCAGGTCATGGAGCGCGCCGAACTGGTCCTGCTGACCGTCCCGGACGACGCCCTGCCCGGCCTGGTGGAGGGGCTCGCCGAGACCGGCGCCGTTCGACCCGGCCAGCTGCTCGTGCACACCTCTGGGCGGTACGGCGCGAAGGTCCTGGACCCCGCTCTGCGGGCCGGCGCGCTGCCGCTGGCCCTGCACCCCGCCATGACGTTCACCGGCACTCCTGTGGACGTCCAGCGGCTCGCCGGGTGCTCCTTCGGGGTCACCGCGCGCCCCGAGCTGCGGCTGGCCGCCGAAGCCCTCGTCATCGAGATGGGCGGCGAGCCCGAATGGATCGCCGAGGAGAGCCGCCCGCTTTACCACGCGGCCCTCGCCCTGGGCGCCAACCACCTGGTCACACTGGTCGCCGAGTCCATGGAGCTGCTCCGCGCGGCCGGCGTCGACGCCCCCGACCGGATGCTCGGCCCGCTGCTCGGCGCCGCCCTGGACAACGCGCTGCGCTCCGGGGACGCGGCGCTCACCGGGCCCGTCGCGCGCGGGGACGCGGGCACCGTCGCCGCGCATGTCGCCGAGCTGCGCAAGCACTCACCGCAGAGCGTCGCCGCCTATCTGGCGATGGCCCGCGCGACCGCCGACCGCGCACTCGCGCACGGCCTCCTCAAGCCGGAGCTGGCCGAGGACCTCCTCGGGGTACTCGCGGAGGGCACGAACCCGCCCGCGGGCCCCGAGAGCCCCAAGAGCAAAGGGGGAGACCGATGA
- the panC gene encoding pantoate--beta-alanine ligase, which translates to MSSRFWGLVSDTDALADAHGHLGVPGHNAVVMTMGALHEGHATLIRTAREHVGPKGFVTVTVFVNPLQFGQGEDLDRYPRTLDADVKLAEQAGADAVFAPSVDEVYPGGQPQVRISAGPMGERLEGATRPGHFDGVLTVVGKLLHLTRPDVAFFGQKDAQQLAMIRRMVRDLNFGVEIVGVPTVREADGLALSSRNRYLSPEERRTALALSQALFAGSDRHAAEEALRARAREVPATRARAQALSAIGESRAAADAHAVAKVPGGGPAAVRAAARLLLDDAARLRPPLVLDYLALVDPADFTEIPDDFTGEAVLAVAAKVGTTRLIDNIPLIFGTPGAAS; encoded by the coding sequence ATGAGCAGCCGTTTCTGGGGACTTGTGTCCGACACCGACGCTCTGGCGGACGCCCACGGGCACCTCGGGGTGCCGGGGCACAACGCCGTCGTCATGACCATGGGCGCCCTCCACGAGGGCCACGCCACCCTGATCCGGACCGCCCGTGAACACGTCGGCCCCAAGGGCTTCGTGACCGTCACCGTCTTCGTGAACCCCCTCCAGTTCGGCCAGGGCGAGGACCTCGACCGCTACCCGCGAACCCTCGACGCCGACGTCAAGCTCGCCGAACAGGCGGGCGCGGACGCCGTGTTCGCCCCCTCCGTGGACGAGGTCTACCCGGGCGGACAGCCCCAGGTCCGGATCAGCGCGGGCCCCATGGGGGAGCGGCTGGAAGGGGCCACGCGCCCCGGACACTTCGACGGTGTGCTCACCGTCGTCGGCAAGCTGCTCCACCTCACCCGGCCCGACGTGGCCTTCTTCGGGCAGAAGGACGCGCAGCAGCTCGCGATGATCCGCCGAATGGTCCGCGACCTGAACTTCGGCGTGGAGATCGTCGGCGTCCCGACCGTCCGCGAGGCCGACGGCCTGGCCCTGTCCAGCCGCAACCGCTATCTGTCCCCGGAGGAACGCCGTACGGCGCTCGCGCTCTCCCAGGCCCTGTTCGCCGGCAGCGACCGGCACGCTGCCGAGGAGGCACTGCGCGCGCGGGCCCGCGAGGTGCCCGCCACGCGCGCGCGTGCCCAGGCCCTCAGCGCGATCGGCGAATCCCGCGCCGCCGCCGACGCGCACGCCGTCGCGAAGGTCCCCGGCGGCGGTCCCGCCGCCGTCCGGGCCGCCGCCCGCCTCCTCCTGGACGACGCGGCCCGCCTCCGGCCCCCGCTGGTCCTCGACTACCTCGCCCTGGTCGACCCCGCCGACTTCACCGAGATCCCGGACGACTTCACGGGCGAAGCCGTCCTCGCCGTCGCAGCCAAGGTCGGGACGACCCGGCTGATCGACAACATCCCTCTCATTTTCGGAACCCCCGGAGCCGCCTCGTGA